In one Pseudodesulfovibrio tunisiensis genomic region, the following are encoded:
- a CDS encoding FlxA-like family protein, which produces MSIDSTLGPLANQFNGSLQVEPQPGEKTLSESVQEQKQPDQGDRISLSLEARALAAAEKGGDASASASGSESGDSVQQMIDRLKKEIEKLEKEIKELEQSSLPEDVKEKQLQNKRAQLMQMQEQLNKAMEEKAKGEGMAKGGGTRAAGFGNSVGSF; this is translated from the coding sequence TAGACAGCACTCTCGGGCCGCTGGCCAACCAGTTCAACGGTTCGCTTCAGGTCGAACCGCAGCCCGGCGAAAAGACCCTGTCCGAATCCGTGCAGGAACAGAAGCAGCCGGATCAGGGCGATCGGATTTCCCTGTCCCTTGAAGCAAGGGCCCTTGCCGCAGCCGAAAAGGGCGGCGATGCTTCCGCGTCCGCAAGCGGTTCGGAAAGCGGCGATTCCGTGCAGCAGATGATCGATCGACTGAAAAAGGAGATCGAAAAGCTGGAAAAGGAAATCAAGGAGCTTGAGCAGAGCAGCCTGCCCGAGGATGTCAAGGAAAAGCAGTTGCAGAACAAGCGCGCACAGCTCATGCAAATGCAGGAGCAGCTCAACAAGGCCATGGAGGAAAAGGCAAAGGGCGAAGGCATGGCCAAGGGCGGCGGCACCCGGGCTGCCGGGTTCGGCAATTCCGTGGGGTCCTTCTAG
- a CDS encoding polysaccharide deacetylase family protein codes for MNNKPNISAVWSDPSINMEAWGMSLGQSLPSGVVVFFRADDIGVPDDNCHRMIETFREYFAPLCLAVVPSWLDEKSWKTLRGWTGDWDLWCWHQHGWAHENHQKDGKSCEFGSDRPLADKIADIKAGRDKLSAIMGDDFQPFFTPPWNRIDPETGQALADLGYIAVSRSSGENEKIPTPPSLPDLSVNVDLHTRREIDPVQARYALEQDFVNASETGRVGIMLHHQLMNETAFRFLAGLLLGVTSGSCRTVHLGDLL; via the coding sequence ATGAACAACAAACCCAATATTTCCGCTGTGTGGTCCGATCCGTCCATCAACATGGAAGCCTGGGGCATGTCCCTGGGCCAGAGCCTGCCTTCCGGCGTGGTCGTCTTCTTCCGCGCCGACGACATCGGGGTTCCGGACGACAACTGCCACCGCATGATCGAAACCTTTCGCGAATACTTCGCGCCCCTGTGTCTGGCCGTGGTGCCCTCCTGGCTGGACGAGAAAAGCTGGAAAACCCTGCGCGGCTGGACCGGCGACTGGGACCTCTGGTGCTGGCATCAGCACGGCTGGGCACATGAAAACCATCAGAAGGATGGCAAGAGCTGCGAATTCGGCAGCGACCGCCCTCTGGCCGACAAGATCGCGGACATCAAGGCCGGACGCGACAAGCTCTCCGCCATCATGGGCGACGACTTCCAGCCCTTCTTCACCCCGCCGTGGAACCGGATCGACCCGGAAACCGGACAGGCCCTGGCCGACCTCGGCTATATCGCGGTCTCCCGCTCCTCCGGCGAAAACGAGAAAATTCCCACCCCGCCGTCCCTGCCCGACCTGTCCGTGAACGTGGACCTGCACACCCGGCGGGAAATCGACCCGGTTCAGGCTCGCTACGCTCTGGAACAGGATTTCGTGAATGCGTCCGAAACAGGCCGCGTGGGCATCATGCTCCACCATCAGCTCATGAATGAAACCGCCTTCCGCTTTCTGGCAGGACTGCTCCTTGGCGTCACCTCCGGCAGCTGCCGCACCGTGCACCTCGGCGACCTTTTGTAG